A stretch of DNA from Leptolyngbya sp. SIO1E4:
ATATAGCGGTATGCAGGCTAATCAAGCACACCCTAGACCCCAAACCCTAGACCCTGTCTTAACCCAGATGTACTGGACTCAACTGAACAAGGCTATAAGTCCTGGTCTGATCCAGAAGCGTGCTGGCGACCCCCTCTAACTCCCCCTGACTCAAGGGGAGAACAGGATTTCCCCCCTTGAGAAGGCGGAATTAAGGGAGGTGATGCAGCATTGAGGTTCATCCATTTGAGATGTGTATAAGCGGCAGCCTGCATGAGGTATCAGATAGTGGCTCTAAAGGCGATCGCCGCCACGGTGGTTACAAAACCCACCATGGCGAACCGACCACTCCAAAGTTCGACTTTTTTGGGAGGACTTAACGGCTGCATTTCAACAATGTCTAAATCAGGTTGCGTTTCATCAGACTGCACTGGAACAGGATTTAGAGAGGTTTCAAAAAGGGATTTCATTGGGTTCACCATGATAAGCGTGTCTTGAAAATACTGATTCGCAGCTCCCGATTGCCGTCGGGAAAGCTTGCGACATCCTCGGCTTCCTAAAAGCCGGGGAGCGGCCATCCTTGAATGTGTTGGAGTGCCGCTGCGGCAGCATAGGCATTGCTGCCAAAATCACGATGGGGGTGCAGCAACCAGAATTAGCGTTGCCACGAGTACAGCAACCGCAGTCGTGGGTACCAGGAAAAGAACCTTCCGGTAAACAGCCGCGCTACGGTCGACTACACCTGTACTAAATTTCCGCAGCTGCCCTGATCGATAGAGTTGATCAAGGTGATAGCTGTCATAACGGGCCATCCGTGCAAAGGGCATCTCTCCCTGAGCGCGTTGAGGCAAAATTCGCCGACGTTGGTAAGGCACTATGTTGTCACCAAAGTGAGTGGTGTACTCTTCGCTGTATAACAACGCATCGACAAAGCCTTGCAGCCCTTTGGTCGCTAACACAATCGACCAAGACAGCTTCTCAGCATTGTTATAAACAGGCCGTCCTAATACCCGTTGAATGCACAGTTCAGCAAAGCGGTAGTTATTGTTGGTTTCGTAGTTCAGCCGCCGGAATGAGTCTGAGAGCAGCAGACCTCGAATGAAATCTTGC
This window harbors:
- a CDS encoding phycobilisome rod-core linker polypeptide, yielding MAIPLLNYPPSSQNQRVGGFEVPGDEQPRQYTLDNLPNEAETDDIIWAAYRQIFNEQQVIAAHRQVVLESQLRNGQITLQDFIRGLLLSDSFRRLNYETNNNYRFAELCIQRVLGRPVYNNAEKLSWSIVLATKGLQGFVDALLYSEEYTTHFGDNIVPYQRRRILPQRAQGEMPFARMARYDSYHLDQLYRSGQLRKFSTGVVDRSAAVYRKVLFLVPTTAVAVLVATLILVAAPPS